One Longimicrobium sp. DNA window includes the following coding sequences:
- a CDS encoding helix-turn-helix transcriptional regulator: MVQRVLRDGPFSMRQLAEDAGLSYGVLRAWAMGRRTPTPENLSRIADGFERRTERLHAIITELRQAAGENSKDDRRG; this comes from the coding sequence ATGGTTCAACGCGTGCTGCGGGATGGCCCTTTTTCGATGCGCCAGCTCGCCGAGGACGCCGGTCTGAGCTATGGCGTGCTCCGTGCTTGGGCGATGGGGCGGAGGACTCCCACGCCGGAAAACCTCTCGCGCATCGCGGACGGATTCGAGCGCCGAACTGAGCGGCTCCACGCCATCATCACTGAATTACGGCAAGCGGCCGGGGAAAATTCCAAAGACGACCGGCGAGGGTGA
- a CDS encoding DUF5700 domain-containing putative Zn-dependent protease has protein sequence MSSLVHRSGLVAAPVLIVLATSGCRERGVVPPQVAAPAPRAAQVSLEIDYAGAEAVMAALERDTITDAAVDSLLEIHGVSMMVDNVVRLVPGVERADFGIALQRFLGTAAVAQEHIHFNLPKAHGERERIRTLLAHLRENEQAVLDRLLAIMGPYTPETGPLHLKAYLMAGGTSTGFVRTTPEGDVFYYNLADAAGDWEGVMAHITHETFHLVQKAAFRRVPSLAAMADLAESLPLPERTLATVVSEGTADLVSDPERFGGGGPEIARMRQRFRADAEPARVRANFALFDTTFQQVARDEITWREVLDRGFMSNPRFYALGFQMAKAIERHCGPECIRRLLQQRPVEFFLQYISLYREHPEIVGRFAPETERYLMSLR, from the coding sequence ATGTCCAGCCTCGTCCATAGATCCGGTCTGGTCGCAGCGCCCGTCCTGATCGTGCTCGCCACCTCGGGATGCCGCGAGCGGGGCGTGGTGCCGCCGCAGGTTGCCGCGCCTGCCCCGCGGGCCGCTCAGGTGAGTCTCGAGATCGACTACGCCGGCGCCGAGGCCGTGATGGCGGCGCTGGAGCGCGACACCATCACCGATGCGGCGGTGGACTCGCTCCTCGAGATCCACGGCGTGAGCATGATGGTGGACAACGTCGTCCGCCTCGTGCCGGGTGTGGAGCGCGCTGATTTTGGCATCGCCCTCCAGAGGTTTCTGGGGACGGCCGCCGTGGCGCAGGAGCACATCCACTTCAACCTGCCGAAGGCCCATGGCGAGCGGGAGCGCATCCGGACGCTTCTCGCGCATCTCCGCGAGAACGAGCAGGCCGTGCTGGATCGGTTGCTTGCCATCATGGGTCCCTACACGCCGGAAACCGGTCCGCTTCATCTGAAGGCGTACCTGATGGCGGGGGGCACGTCCACGGGCTTCGTCCGCACCACGCCCGAGGGTGATGTGTTCTACTACAATCTTGCCGACGCGGCTGGAGACTGGGAGGGTGTGATGGCCCACATCACGCACGAGACCTTCCACCTCGTGCAGAAGGCGGCGTTCCGCCGCGTGCCGAGCCTCGCGGCCATGGCCGACTTGGCGGAGAGCCTTCCCCTGCCCGAGCGGACGCTGGCGACGGTCGTCAGCGAGGGCACCGCGGACCTGGTGTCCGACCCGGAGAGGTTCGGCGGCGGCGGCCCCGAGATCGCGCGCATGCGCCAGCGCTTCCGTGCGGATGCCGAGCCCGCGCGCGTGCGTGCGAACTTCGCGCTCTTCGACACCACGTTCCAGCAGGTGGCCCGCGACGAGATCACCTGGCGGGAGGTTCTGGACCGCGGCTTCATGAGCAACCCGCGGTTCTATGCCCTCGGCTTCCAGATGGCGAAGGCGATCGAGCGTCACTGTGGACCTGAGTGCATCCGCCGCCTGCTGCAGCAACGACCCGTCGAGTTCTTTCTCCAGTACATCTCCCTGTACCGTGAGCACCCGGAAATCGTCGGCCGCTTCGCCCCGGAGACGGAGCGATACCTCATGTCACTCCGGTGA